Part of the Pseudomonas baltica genome is shown below.
GCTTTGCGGGCCAGTTGTTCGTCGCGGTGCTGCGACAGTCTGCGTGAGAGCGTTGCCTGATCTTTCATAAAATCGCGCGAGGCATGTTCCTGATCGTTTTGACGAGGTGTGATCGGGCCGCTCATGGCGCTCTCCGGTTATGCATGAGCGATAGATTACCGCGTAAGTTGGCGCAGCATGGCCAACCATTTGTGAAAAAACTGTCATGTTTTCTGGGGCTTGGGCGCTCGGATCAGCCTTTTGCCAATGCCGGCAGATGAACGGCGCCCCATTCCACGCTAAAGCGACAGCCATGGGGCTCACGGCTGGTGAGCGTCACATGCCAGCCCTGGCTGTTACAGATCCGCTGCACCAGGGACAAGCCCAGGCCCAGGCCCTCGCCGCGCCGCTCGTCGCCGCGCACGAAAGGCTGGAACATGGCATTGCGTTTTTCCTCGGGGATGCCGATGCCGCTGTCCTCGACCATAAAGCCATGGGGCTGCAGCGTCAGGCGCACGAAGCCTTGGTCAGTGTAGTGCCAGGCGTTGCGCAACAGGTTGCCCATCACCGAATACAGACAGGTGTGGTTGAACAGCGTGGGGCTGTCGACTTCGCACTCGTAGGAAAACTCCAGGCCCTTTTCGTTGATCTGCCGTCCCCAGATTTCCACCAGATCGTCGGCCACCTGATGCAGGGTCGCTTGCTGGCCGGAGCCGGCGGCAGGGTCGCTGGCGCGGGCCAATAGTAAAAAGGTTTCGATCAACTGATGCATTTCGGCACTGGCGCGGGCGATACGTACCACCTGGCGCTGGGCACGAGGATCGATGTCAGGGTTGTCGAGCAACGAGGTGCAGGCGTGCTGCAGGCCTTGCAGCGGGGTGCGCAATTCGTGGCTGACGTCGGCGGTGAACTGCTGCTCGCGGCCCAGAGCGGCGCGTAGTTTGCCCAGCGTCTGATCGAAGGCCACCGCCAGCTCGCCCACTTCATCGGCGGCGTAGTCGGTCGACAGCGGCGACGCCAACGCAATGGTTTCGTCGCGCTGACGGATCTGCCGCGCCAGCAGGATCACCGGCGCCATGACGCGCCGGGCGAGCAAACGGCCGAGGACCATCGCCAGCACCACGCTCAGGGCAAAACCGCCGACCACCACGGCAATCAGCAACTGCTCGCGATGCTCGACGCTCTGGCGATCGCGCAACAGCACGTATTTGCGCCCGTCGACCTCGCCGACCATGGCGAAATATGGGTCCTGATTGAACACCGCGTCCTGAAAACCGATCGGCAGCGCGCGCAATTCGTCAGTCAGGGCCAGGTCCCGCGGACCGTTGTCGGCGAAGAACAGCTCGTCCTTCTCCGGGCGATGCACCCAGTCCTGCGCGTTGTCGACCTTGAGCAGGCGATTGAGGTTGCCGCCCATGCTGGCATCGGTCAGGCGGCGCTCGACCACGTGCACGGCGGCCACGATCCCGATAGCGAAAATACCCGCCACCACGGTGCTCATCAGCGCGAAGACAATGACAATGCGCTGCGCCAGGCTTTGTTTGAAATCCATGGTGATTCGGTGTTCCTTATGACAGACCAGAGGCAAAGCGTTGCAGAAGATAACCAGTTGTAGCGTGCAAGTCTTGCGACACGTACAGAAAGTCTCGCACCTCGCTACGGGGTTGTTGATTTTCCGCCGTCGAAGCAGTAACCCGCGCCCGCTATGGTGCGGATCAACGAATACTCGAAGCCTTCGTCAAGTTTGCGCCGCAAACGGTGGATGTGCTTGTCGATGACGTTGTCATTCGGGTCGAAGGCATAGTTCCACGCGCTGTCGAGCAGCATATCGCGCGTCACCACCTGGCCGCTGTGGCGCATGAGTTTCTCCAACAGCAGGGTCTCGCGATGCTGCAGGGTGATGACTCGGCCCTGACGCGTGGCCATCCGCGTGGCGCAATCCAGGCTTAACTCGCCCACCGTCAGGCGCCGGGGCTGATCCAGCGACTGGCCCTGCTGCTGGCGCCCCCGACACAACGCATCCAGGCGTGCCAGCACCTCGGCGAAGGCATACGGCTTGGCCAGGTAATCGTCGCAGCCGGCCCGCAAGCCCTCGACGCGGTCCTGGGTCGAGCCTTGAGCACTGAGCATCAACACCGGCGTCGCCACCCCCTGCTCACGCAACCGCGCGATCACCTGCAGACCGTCGAGCCCCGGCAAGCGCCGATCCACCACCAGCACGTCGTGGATCGCCTCCAGCGCCATGGCCAGCCCGCCGTGGCCATCCACGGCGACATCCACCACATGGCCACCTTCAGTCAACCCGCGCAACAGGTAATGGGCTGTCGGACCATCGTCTTCTATCACCAGCACGCGCAACCCGCACCTCCGCCACCGCGTGGCTAAACTTTTGTTTAGGCGACGACGACATCTGCCACCCCCACCCCGTGGCACACTATGCCATGCAACTTCATTGTTAAAGCGCATCGTCAAGGAGGGGTGCACCGCCATGACCCACGTTCTGGTCGTCGAAGATGACTTCACCACCGCCCGCGAAATCGAGGCCGCCCTGCAGGATCACGGTTTCAGTGTCAGCCAGGTCGACAACGGCCGCGACGCGCTGGTCAGGGCTCTGAGCGAAAGTTTCGACCTCATCGTCCTTGATCGCATGCTCCACGGCGCCCTCGATGGCCTGGCCGTGCTCACCGCCCTGCGCGCTGCCGGGGTAGCCACCCCGGTGCTGATCCTCAGTGCCCTCAGCGCGCTGGACGAACGCGTGCGCGGTCTGCGTGCCGGCGGCGACGACTACCTGACCAAGCCGTTCGAGTTCATCGAGCTCACTGCGCGGTTGGACGCCCTCAACCGCCGCCGCATCGGCCCGCTGGCAACGCACAGTGAAAGCCGCCTGAAAGTCGGCCCGTTGGAGGTCGACCTGCTCAAGCGCAGCGTGCGCCGCGGCGAGCGAGTCATCGAACTGGTCCCGCGCGAGTACGCCCTGCTCGAACACCTGATGCGCAACCCGGACCAGGTGGTGACCCGCACCATGCTGTTCGAAGCGGTGTGGAATTACAGCTACGACGAACGCACCAACGTCATCGAGGTGCACATCGGCCGCCTGCGCCGCAAGATCGATGCCGAGCAAGAGCCGCCCATGCTGCACACGGTCAGGGGAGCCGGCTATGTACTCCGTGCGCCTGAGTGATATCCCGCGCACCATCAGTTTCCGCACTGGGTTGATGTTCCTGGGCCTGTTCCTGTTCTCCTTTCTGGCGCTGTTCGGCTACATCTACTGGCAGACCACCGTGTACCTGCGCGCCGAAGCCGACGCCGCGCTGCATCGCCAGGCTGACAACCGCAGCCGCCTGAGCAGCGTCGACCGCCTGCAGGAAATCCTCGTGCACAACCGCCAGGACGCCGATCAACGCACCCCGCACTCGCTGTTCGATGCCGAAGGCAACCACCTGGCGGGGGCCGTCAAACAGCTGCCCGACACCAAGGTCTTCGATCGCCCCTCTGACTACAACTGGCACAAGGCCGACGACCGCCACCGCCCGCTGCGCTTCATGCTGCACCGCCTCGACGACGGCAACATCCTCATGGTCGCCCAGGATGCCCACGACATTCATGAATTCAACGAGCTGCTGGTGCGCGCGATGATTTCCGGCGGTGTGCTGTTGCTGCTGGTCGGCCTGGTGGGGTCGATCGCCTTGGGCTATTTCGCCCGTCGCCGCCTCGATTCACTCAGCCACTCGATCAGCGAAATCGTCAAAGGCGACCTGTCACGCCGGCTGCCCACCCGCGGCAACAACGATGACGTCGACCGTATCGCCATGGTGGTCAACGGCATGCTCGACGAGCTCGAACGCCTGATGAGCGAAGTCAAAGGCGTGTGCGACGACATCGCCCACGATCTGCGCACGCCCTTGACCCGGCTGATGGCCGGCCTCGAGCGCGCCCAGCGCCGCGGGGTGACGGCCGACGACTATGCGCGCACCATCGATGCGGCGCTGAGCGAGGCCGGCGCGCTGCTGTCGACCTTCCGCGCACTGCTGCGCATATCCGAGATAGAGGACAGCGCCCGCCGCAGCCACTTCGCACCGGTGGACCTTAATCTTGTCGCTGCGGACGCCGCCGAGTTGTTCGAGCCCCTGGCCGAGGAGCGCGGCATCAGCCTCACCTATGCACCCTCGCCCAACACGCCGATGATCTCCGGCGACGTCCAGCTGTTGTTCGATGCGACCTGCAACCTGCTGGACAACGCCATCAAGTTCTCCCCGGACCAGGGTGCAGTGCACTTGAGCATCAGCGACGGCCCCGAGGGCGTCAGCCTGCACGTCAGCGATAACGGCCCGGGCATTGCCGAGGCCGAGCGCGAGGCAGTGCTGCGCCGCCTGTACCGCGCCGAAGCCAGCCGACACACCCCTGGCAATGGCCTGGGCTTGAGCATGGTCGCGGCGGTGGCGCGCCTGCATGACATGAGTCTGTGCATCGGCGACGCGCAACCCGGCTGCCTGGTCGAATTGCGGCTCAGGCCTGCACGCGCCTGATCAGCGGCCCCCATCGTCTTGTTGATGGCGCATCAACAGGGTGCAGAACGACCACAACCGGTGCAGCGCCTCGTCGGCCACCGGTCATTGAGCGCGATTACATTGAACGAATCGCCGCCAACCCCTCTCAACCACCTGAATATCGCCGACCGTCACGCTGAAATGAGCGCCTTTTGCCCTATCGAAAGCGCCTGACCGGCCGATCTAGAGTTATGACGGGGGCAATGACAAGTTTGGCTTGCGCCTTGCATATGACAGATTGATGAAGGTTTTATTACAGCAGGTGCACCTATGAAGCAGCGCGCCACTATTCTCTGCAAGCGCGATCAGGAAATCCTCTTTGTGCGCAAGCCCAAGGCCAAGTGGAACCTGCCCGGCGGCAAGGTCGAAGACGGCGAAACCCCCTTCGAAGCCGCATTGCGCGAACTCGCCGAAGAAACCGGCGTGCTGGCGCCCAATCTCGACTTCATCGCCCTCTACGAAGGCAACAAGGTGTTGCATCACGTCTTCGCCATCGACGTGCCGAAATCCACCAAGGCCTCGGCGCAGAACGAAATTGCCAACTGCAAATGGCTCACCTGGAAAGAGCTAAACGACCGCGACCTCAATCCGTCGATCAAGGGCCTGGTGAAAGCGCTCGGGCGCTGACCAAGACGCCCTCCTGGCTGACGACCCAGCCAGCCCGAGTGAACCGGCCCTGACGAGCCCCCTACGCCACCACCACCTCACTGATCTGAATCAACGGCACCAGGTCGGTATAGTTCTTGATATCGCCATTGACGATATCGGAGTGTGGCCCCATGCCCGCCTGGAACGATTCCACCGAATCGCAATACAGATGGCAGGCCGCGATGTAGATCGGCGGCTCGCCGGCAAT
Proteins encoded:
- a CDS encoding HAMP domain-containing sensor histidine kinase, which encodes MDFKQSLAQRIVIVFALMSTVVAGIFAIGIVAAVHVVERRLTDASMGGNLNRLLKVDNAQDWVHRPEKDELFFADNGPRDLALTDELRALPIGFQDAVFNQDPYFAMVGEVDGRKYVLLRDRQSVEHREQLLIAVVVGGFALSVVLAMVLGRLLARRVMAPVILLARQIRQRDETIALASPLSTDYAADEVGELAVAFDQTLGKLRAALGREQQFTADVSHELRTPLQGLQHACTSLLDNPDIDPRAQRQVVRIARASAEMHQLIETFLLLARASDPAAGSGQQATLHQVADDLVEIWGRQINEKGLEFSYECEVDSPTLFNHTCLYSVMGNLLRNAWHYTDQGFVRLTLQPHGFMVEDSGIGIPEEKRNAMFQPFVRGDERRGEGLGLGLSLVQRICNSQGWHVTLTSREPHGCRFSVEWGAVHLPALAKG
- a CDS encoding response regulator transcription factor encodes the protein MRVLVIEDDGPTAHYLLRGLTEGGHVVDVAVDGHGGLAMALEAIHDVLVVDRRLPGLDGLQVIARLREQGVATPVLMLSAQGSTQDRVEGLRAGCDDYLAKPYAFAEVLARLDALCRGRQQQGQSLDQPRRLTVGELSLDCATRMATRQGRVITLQHRETLLLEKLMRHSGQVVTRDMLLDSAWNYAFDPNDNVIDKHIHRLRRKLDEGFEYSLIRTIAGAGYCFDGGKSTTP
- a CDS encoding response regulator transcription factor; the encoded protein is MTHVLVVEDDFTTAREIEAALQDHGFSVSQVDNGRDALVRALSESFDLIVLDRMLHGALDGLAVLTALRAAGVATPVLILSALSALDERVRGLRAGGDDYLTKPFEFIELTARLDALNRRRIGPLATHSESRLKVGPLEVDLLKRSVRRGERVIELVPREYALLEHLMRNPDQVVTRTMLFEAVWNYSYDERTNVIEVHIGRLRRKIDAEQEPPMLHTVRGAGYVLRAPE
- a CDS encoding HAMP domain-containing sensor histidine kinase, whose amino-acid sequence is MYSVRLSDIPRTISFRTGLMFLGLFLFSFLALFGYIYWQTTVYLRAEADAALHRQADNRSRLSSVDRLQEILVHNRQDADQRTPHSLFDAEGNHLAGAVKQLPDTKVFDRPSDYNWHKADDRHRPLRFMLHRLDDGNILMVAQDAHDIHEFNELLVRAMISGGVLLLLVGLVGSIALGYFARRRLDSLSHSISEIVKGDLSRRLPTRGNNDDVDRIAMVVNGMLDELERLMSEVKGVCDDIAHDLRTPLTRLMAGLERAQRRGVTADDYARTIDAALSEAGALLSTFRALLRISEIEDSARRSHFAPVDLNLVAADAAELFEPLAEERGISLTYAPSPNTPMISGDVQLLFDATCNLLDNAIKFSPDQGAVHLSISDGPEGVSLHVSDNGPGIAEAEREAVLRRLYRAEASRHTPGNGLGLSMVAAVARLHDMSLCIGDAQPGCLVELRLRPARA
- a CDS encoding NUDIX hydrolase is translated as MKQRATILCKRDQEILFVRKPKAKWNLPGGKVEDGETPFEAALRELAEETGVLAPNLDFIALYEGNKVLHHVFAIDVPKSTKASAQNEIANCKWLTWKELNDRDLNPSIKGLVKALGR
- a CDS encoding EthD family reductase, whose amino-acid sequence is MIKVSVLYPYQADARFDHDYYRDSHLPLVKQYMGASLLRYSIEKGLGNGIAGEPPIYIAACHLYCDSVESFQAGMGPHSDIVNGDIKNYTDLVPLIQISEVVVA